In Pseudodesulfovibrio sp. S3, one DNA window encodes the following:
- a CDS encoding NADH-quinone oxidoreductase subunit A: MLFDWLHFAIVLFLLAGLLFATGPLILAVLFAPRARGGDVGMPYECGMVPYGSSWARWGVSYYVYALIFLAFDVDVLYLFPVSTAYADAEGWVPFVKVFIFLFFLILSVIYFWAKGVFTWPRRIR; the protein is encoded by the coding sequence ATGCTTTTTGACTGGCTGCATTTTGCAATCGTATTGTTTTTGCTCGCGGGCCTTTTGTTTGCAACTGGACCGCTAATCCTTGCAGTGCTGTTTGCCCCCAGAGCAAGGGGCGGGGACGTGGGTATGCCGTATGAGTGCGGCATGGTCCCCTACGGCAGTTCGTGGGCGAGGTGGGGGGTATCATATTACGTATACGCCCTGATCTTCCTGGCCTTCGATGTAGATGTCCTTTACTTGTTCCCGGTTTCCACGGCGTATGCTGATGCCGAGGGTTGGGTTCCTTTCGTAAAGGTTTTCATCTTCCTGTTCTTCCTGATTCTTTCTGTCATCTATTTTTGGGCGAAAGGGGTGTTTACATGGCCGCGCAGGATTCGGTAG
- a CDS encoding NADH-quinone oxidoreductase subunit B produces MAAQDSVVQKEFLTAGNHYMDPPIVNLQLAQDIFNVCRSMSLWPVTFGLACCAIEMMATGMARFDMARFGAEVFRPSPRQADVMIVAGTVTKKMAPAVVRLYEQMPGPKWVIAMGNCAISGGPFKIKDNYNVVTGVDTLIPVNVYVPGCPPRPEGLLEGFFELQRQISGKRWWPVAAKVEG; encoded by the coding sequence ATGGCCGCGCAGGATTCGGTAGTGCAAAAGGAGTTCCTGACGGCGGGCAACCATTATATGGATCCGCCTATTGTCAACCTACAACTGGCTCAGGACATATTCAACGTCTGTCGTTCCATGTCTCTGTGGCCTGTCACCTTCGGACTTGCATGCTGTGCCATTGAAATGATGGCAACCGGTATGGCGCGGTTCGATATGGCCCGGTTCGGGGCGGAAGTATTCCGGCCTTCGCCGCGTCAGGCCGATGTCATGATCGTGGCCGGTACCGTCACCAAGAAGATGGCTCCTGCGGTCGTAAGACTGTACGAACAGATGCCCGGACCCAAGTGGGTCATCGCCATGGGCAACTGTGCCATTTCCGGCGGTCCCTTCAAGATCAAGGACAACTACAACGTTGTCACGGGCGTGGATACGCTGATTCCGGTCAACGTGTATGTGCCGGGCTGTCCGCCCAGGCCGGAAGGGCTGCTTGAGGGCTTCTTCGAGTTGCAGCGCCAGATTTCCGGAAAACGCTGGTGGCCCGTTGCCGCCAAGGTGGAGGGATAG
- a CDS encoding NADH-quinone oxidoreductase subunit C, with protein MLQALEGIATQCVAKQDKGTTGHAWSVFLASGQIVKAARKLYEAGYSLEDVFAMDFEEGFLVLYHFNRWDIEERVVLRVLIGKDKPIVPSIASIYHGAEWHERETRDFHGIVFEGNPNLVPLLMAAEDVDVHPLVKTDKVRKSIKDVLGLGEVVSCSAELEELFAEAEAGEASDA; from the coding sequence ATGCTGCAAGCTCTTGAAGGTATAGCGACCCAATGTGTCGCGAAACAGGACAAAGGCACCACAGGGCACGCCTGGTCGGTTTTTCTGGCTTCAGGTCAGATAGTCAAAGCCGCCCGGAAGCTCTATGAAGCCGGATATTCCCTCGAAGATGTCTTTGCAATGGACTTCGAAGAGGGTTTTTTGGTGCTGTATCATTTTAATAGATGGGACATTGAGGAACGTGTGGTTCTTCGGGTGCTGATCGGCAAGGATAAGCCGATCGTTCCGTCCATTGCTTCCATTTACCACGGTGCGGAGTGGCATGAGCGTGAGACTCGCGATTTCCACGGCATCGTGTTCGAGGGCAATCCCAACCTTGTACCGCTGCTGATGGCGGCTGAAGATGTGGATGTCCATCCGCTGGTCAAAACCGACAAGGTCCGCAAATCCATTAAGGATGTGCTGGGGCTTGGCGAGGTTGTGTCCTGTTCTGCGGAATTGGAAGAATTGTTCGCGGAAGCGGAGGCCGGGGAGGCCTCCGATGCGTAG
- a CDS encoding NADH-quinone oxidoreductase subunit D has protein sequence MSAYQNLEQMKGDFYTQKFEAGKQDGTLIINMGPQHPSTHGVLRIVIEVDGEYIVRAEPVLGYLHRMHEKMGESQTWGGFIPNMGRVDYGHAMAWNWAYVGAVEKLMGIEVPERAEYLRVIMTEFNRLASHLLWWGAYILDLGAFTPILYAFDDREMILDILQRPSASRLTYSNFRVGGVQMDFDDKCIELMKTFIKHFRDRLPMYHDLVTENLILRRRIEGVGIIDQDMCRRYGCTGPVVRGAGVPYDLRKSEPYSVYDRFDFEIPTQDSCCSAGRYHVRMAEMEQSLRIIEQALEQLDGAEGGHIVDKAPKPAMKPPAGEAYFNVEGARGKIGIYVASDGSKVPYRVKLRAPGFSNLHAFVEAATGTILADAVAILGSLDLIIPEIDR, from the coding sequence ATGTCGGCTTACCAGAATTTAGAACAAATGAAGGGTGATTTCTACACCCAGAAGTTCGAGGCCGGGAAGCAGGACGGCACCCTGATCATCAATATGGGTCCGCAACACCCGTCAACGCACGGCGTTTTGCGAATCGTGATCGAGGTGGACGGAGAATACATCGTCCGCGCCGAACCCGTACTGGGTTACCTGCACCGCATGCATGAAAAAATGGGCGAGTCCCAAACCTGGGGAGGATTCATCCCCAACATGGGTCGCGTCGACTACGGACACGCCATGGCCTGGAATTGGGCCTACGTGGGCGCAGTCGAAAAACTGATGGGCATCGAGGTGCCGGAACGGGCGGAGTATCTTCGCGTCATCATGACCGAATTCAACCGCCTGGCTTCGCATCTGCTGTGGTGGGGAGCTTATATCCTCGACCTTGGCGCGTTCACGCCTATCCTGTACGCATTTGACGATCGTGAAATGATCCTGGACATCCTGCAAAGGCCCTCGGCCTCCAGGTTGACCTACAGCAACTTCCGTGTCGGCGGCGTTCAAATGGACTTCGACGACAAGTGCATCGAGTTGATGAAGACATTCATTAAGCACTTTAGGGATAGACTGCCCATGTATCACGATCTCGTTACCGAGAACCTCATCCTGCGCCGTCGCATCGAAGGAGTCGGCATCATCGATCAGGACATGTGCCGCCGTTACGGCTGTACCGGTCCCGTGGTCCGTGGTGCGGGCGTTCCCTACGATCTGCGCAAGAGCGAGCCTTACTCGGTGTACGACCGTTTCGACTTCGAGATTCCGACTCAGGATTCCTGCTGTTCGGCAGGACGTTATCACGTCCGCATGGCCGAGATGGAGCAGAGCCTGCGCATCATCGAGCAGGCTCTGGAGCAGTTGGACGGTGCCGAGGGCGGTCATATCGTTGATAAAGCCCCCAAGCCGGCCATGAAGCCGCCGGCGGGCGAAGCCTACTTCAATGTGGAAGGCGCCCGCGGCAAGATCGGCATCTACGTCGCTTCCGATGGAAGCAAGGTCCCGTACCGCGTCAAGTTGCGCGCACCGGGTTTCTCCAATTTGCATGCGTTCGTCGAAGCCGCCACGGGTACCATCCTGGCCGACGCCGTTGCCATTTTGGGCAGCCTGGACCTGATCATCCCTGAAATCGACAGGTAG
- the nuoH gene encoding NADH-quinone oxidoreductase subunit NuoH, protein MNAFLQHLIPLLIAAVASMVWLGLNALVWVYCERKFAGHIQRRPGPFEVGPHGVLQPLIDGLKLMSKQLLTPDNADAPLYWLAPILSMVPVLLLYLPIPYGPVLTGMNINLGLLLILAFSSFNGLAVILAGWASNNKWGVLGAARAVSQTVAYEIPLLLTVLAISFMTGTLNLVDITTMQGGHIGNWFIWKQPLAFLIFLVAMFGETNRAPFDLAEAESELTAGFHTEYSSMGFGLFFLAEYGYMVVMCSVCSVLFLGGFNGPIPGIEGWWWMLLKTYALLSFMVWVRWTFPRVRFDQLLNINWKWLLPLATFNLLATALIIKL, encoded by the coding sequence ATGAACGCATTCTTACAACATCTGATACCTCTGCTTATAGCAGCCGTGGCGTCCATGGTCTGGCTGGGCCTCAACGCCCTGGTGTGGGTTTACTGCGAACGCAAGTTCGCTGGTCATATCCAGCGCAGGCCCGGTCCCTTCGAGGTCGGTCCTCACGGTGTATTGCAGCCGCTTATCGACGGCCTGAAACTCATGAGCAAGCAGCTCCTGACTCCGGACAATGCGGACGCGCCCCTCTATTGGCTCGCTCCGATTCTGTCCATGGTTCCCGTGCTGCTGCTCTACCTGCCCATTCCCTACGGCCCGGTGCTGACGGGCATGAACATCAACCTCGGCCTGCTGCTGATTCTGGCGTTCTCCAGCTTCAACGGACTGGCCGTCATTCTGGCAGGTTGGGCATCCAACAACAAATGGGGCGTTCTGGGCGCGGCCCGTGCCGTTTCCCAGACCGTTGCCTACGAAATTCCATTACTGCTGACCGTGCTGGCCATATCCTTCATGACCGGCACCCTGAATCTGGTGGATATCACCACCATGCAGGGCGGGCATATCGGCAACTGGTTCATCTGGAAGCAGCCTCTGGCCTTCCTGATCTTCCTGGTGGCCATGTTCGGTGAAACCAACCGCGCCCCGTTCGACCTGGCCGAGGCCGAGTCCGAACTGACCGCCGGTTTCCACACCGAGTATTCCTCCATGGGCTTCGGCCTCTTCTTCCTGGCCGAGTACGGGTACATGGTGGTCATGTGTTCTGTCTGCTCCGTCCTCTTTCTCGGCGGGTTCAATGGTCCCATTCCCGGTATCGAGGGGTGGTGGTGGATGCTGCTCAAGACATATGCCCTGCTGTCGTTCATGGTATGGGTCCGCTGGACCTTCCCCCGTGTGCGGTTTGACCAGTTGCTGAATATCAACTGGAAATGGTTGCTGCCGTTGGCCACATTCAACCTGTTGGCCACCGCGCTGATCATTAAGTTATAG
- a CDS encoding 4Fe-4S binding protein: MGKFKENVIQPILDCWSLIVGLKITGKYFCKPLVTVHYPREVIDDENLRTYGGHVELIGKPKDPATPKCISCMMCVTNCPSNCLKVVKQKAPKPTPEQEAAMKAAEEAGEKVTAPKAPKNPAKFTYDYTLCSLCGTCIDNCPVKSLKFSNNIYWVATSRKEMNIDLLARLKEQATEFPAPAPKTEAVPAAAEKEA; the protein is encoded by the coding sequence ATGGGTAAATTCAAGGAAAATGTCATTCAGCCGATTCTCGACTGCTGGAGTTTGATCGTTGGACTCAAGATCACGGGCAAGTATTTTTGCAAGCCTCTGGTCACGGTTCACTATCCGCGTGAAGTCATCGACGACGAGAATCTGCGTACATACGGCGGGCATGTCGAACTTATCGGCAAGCCCAAGGATCCGGCCACGCCCAAATGCATATCCTGCATGATGTGCGTGACCAATTGTCCGAGCAATTGTCTGAAGGTCGTCAAGCAGAAGGCTCCCAAGCCCACGCCGGAACAAGAAGCTGCCATGAAGGCGGCCGAGGAAGCCGGGGAAAAGGTTACAGCTCCCAAGGCTCCGAAGAATCCGGCTAAGTTCACCTACGACTACACATTGTGTTCGCTGTGCGGCACATGCATAGACAACTGCCCGGTCAAGTCGCTTAAATTCTCCAATAATATTTATTGGGTGGCGACTTCCCGGAAAGAGATGAATATCGATCTTCTCGCCCGGCTCAAGGAGCAGGCCACGGAATTTCCCGCACCTGCTCCCAAAACCGAGGCCGTACCGGCTGCGGCAGAGAAGGAGGCGTAA
- a CDS encoding NADH-quinone oxidoreductase subunit J — protein MEVMAKIAFGVYTLVILSGSILAVTSSSLVRALVGLITTLVGVAGMYLLLATPFMAFMQLLIYIGAVSVLIFFAVMLTRAEKGGDEGGKAPMKTYVYGLAATMAPAALLGWLIMTKPVDSVAVPVEVTIKQLGDGLLGSYFLPFELISVILMVAMAGAVLLTWEKRGK, from the coding sequence ATGGAAGTCATGGCAAAAATAGCATTTGGCGTGTACACGCTCGTCATTTTAAGTGGGTCCATACTCGCGGTGACGAGCAGCAGTTTGGTGCGCGCCCTGGTGGGACTGATCACCACCTTGGTCGGTGTGGCCGGAATGTACTTGCTGCTGGCAACGCCGTTCATGGCCTTCATGCAGCTTCTCATTTATATCGGTGCGGTCAGTGTCCTCATCTTCTTCGCGGTCATGTTGACCAGGGCGGAGAAGGGCGGCGACGAAGGCGGCAAGGCACCCATGAAGACATATGTCTACGGGTTGGCGGCCACCATGGCTCCGGCGGCCCTGTTGGGTTGGCTGATCATGACCAAGCCCGTTGATTCCGTGGCCGTGCCTGTGGAAGTGACCATAAAGCAGCTCGGAGACGGATTGCTTGGGTCGTACTTTCTCCCCTTTGAGTTGATCTCGGTCATCCTGATGGTCGCCATGGCCGGAGCTGTGCTCCTGACCTGGGAAAAGAGGGGGAAGTAA
- the nuoK gene encoding NADH-quinone oxidoreductase subunit NuoK — protein MSALTLYQIVALMLLCAGLFGLTQRRSLVGMLISVELMLNGAGLSMVAAAQLTDFSAVLGQLGTLFVMGLAAAEATLVLAMIVVVARRFKSAKTSDITTLKE, from the coding sequence ATGAGTGCTCTTACCCTGTATCAAATTGTTGCTTTGATGCTCCTGTGTGCGGGCCTGTTCGGCCTGACCCAGCGCAGGAGCCTCGTCGGTATGCTGATCTCGGTGGAATTGATGCTCAACGGCGCAGGGTTGTCCATGGTGGCAGCAGCGCAGTTGACCGACTTCAGCGCGGTCCTCGGACAACTCGGCACCCTGTTCGTCATGGGACTCGCCGCAGCCGAGGCCACGTTGGTCCTTGCAATGATCGTGGTCGTTGCAAGGCGTTTCAAGTCCGCCAAAACCAGTGACATCACTACATTGAAGGAATAG
- a CDS encoding monovalent cation/H+ antiporter subunit D family protein, with translation MEGVTTYIPILLPVVVTLLVPLFIYLCRGDENRREAVSFIGAFLTFAAVASMIPKVLAGQVLYYKVTTIMPGITIAFAADGLSMVFALVAPFLWFFVTSYNIGYMRGLNEHAQTRYYICFAVAIFGAVGVALSANVFTLYLFYEIITVFTYPLVYHHEDEEAKIGARKYIVYLMGTSKLFLLPAMVLTYVLVGNLDFNLTDIQHGMFSAEVIAEHSRLVSLTYWLFIFGIGKAALMPFHNWLPSAMVAPTPVSALLHAVAVVKAGVFCVCRIVLSAFGTKTAAMLTMSQIYVGSPGTWLGDLSLGMGTAYIAAFTLTVASFIALTKDDIKARLAYSTVAQLSYVVIGVTMLVDSGVQGGVMHIAHHAFSKITLFMAAGAIYVACHLKKISLMDGLGRRMPITFGAFAIASLSMIGMPPVCGFVSKWYLVNGTLDAHQWPLLVALLLSTALNAGYFVPITYRAFFKKPLPEANIGQYNEPSMTMVIPLCITAFISVFLGLYPQTFLNFVNVLGKF, from the coding sequence ATGGAAGGTGTAACAACATATATTCCAATTCTGCTGCCGGTGGTGGTCACTCTGCTTGTACCGCTCTTCATCTACCTCTGCCGAGGCGATGAGAATCGGCGCGAGGCGGTCAGCTTCATCGGCGCATTTCTGACGTTCGCCGCAGTGGCTTCGATGATCCCGAAAGTCCTGGCTGGACAGGTCCTTTACTACAAAGTGACCACGATCATGCCCGGAATAACCATAGCCTTTGCAGCCGACGGGCTTTCCATGGTTTTTGCCCTGGTTGCCCCGTTCCTCTGGTTCTTCGTGACCAGTTACAACATCGGTTACATGCGCGGGCTCAACGAGCACGCCCAAACCAGATATTACATCTGCTTCGCGGTGGCCATCTTCGGCGCCGTCGGCGTTGCGCTTTCGGCCAACGTGTTCACGCTCTATCTCTTTTACGAGATAATTACCGTGTTCACGTATCCGTTGGTTTATCATCATGAGGACGAGGAGGCCAAGATCGGTGCCCGCAAGTACATCGTTTACTTGATGGGTACTTCCAAGCTCTTCCTTCTGCCCGCCATGGTGCTTACCTACGTGCTGGTCGGCAATCTCGACTTCAACCTGACCGACATTCAACACGGCATGTTCTCGGCTGAGGTTATTGCCGAACATTCCAGACTGGTGTCGCTTACCTACTGGCTGTTCATCTTCGGCATCGGCAAGGCGGCCCTCATGCCTTTCCACAACTGGCTTCCGTCAGCCATGGTCGCGCCCACTCCGGTTTCGGCCTTGCTGCACGCGGTGGCCGTTGTTAAGGCGGGCGTTTTCTGTGTCTGCCGCATCGTGCTTTCGGCCTTCGGAACCAAGACTGCGGCCATGCTGACCATGAGCCAGATCTACGTGGGTTCGCCCGGTACCTGGCTTGGTGACCTGAGCCTCGGCATGGGCACGGCCTATATTGCGGCCTTTACCCTGACCGTGGCTTCATTCATCGCCTTGACCAAGGACGACATCAAGGCGCGGCTGGCTTACTCGACTGTAGCCCAGCTCTCCTATGTCGTCATCGGCGTGACCATGCTGGTGGATTCGGGCGTGCAGGGCGGCGTCATGCACATCGCTCACCATGCCTTTTCCAAGATCACACTCTTTATGGCGGCCGGCGCCATCTATGTCGCCTGCCACCTGAAGAAAATCAGTCTGATGGACGGTCTGGGACGCAGAATGCCGATCACCTTCGGTGCGTTCGCCATTGCTTCCCTGTCCATGATCGGCATGCCGCCGGTCTGCGGTTTCGTTTCGAAATGGTATCTGGTCAACGGTACGTTGGATGCACATCAATGGCCTTTGCTGGTGGCGTTGCTCCTTTCGACGGCGCTCAACGCAGGCTATTTCGTGCCCATCACCTACAGGGCCTTCTTCAAGAAGCCTCTGCCGGAAGCCAATATCGGACAGTATAACGAACCGTCCATGACCATGGTCATACCGCTGTGCATAACGGCATTCATCTCGGTGTTCTTGGGTCTGTATCCGCAGACATTCCTGAACTTCGTCAACGTTCTCGGCAAGTTCTAG
- a CDS encoding Na(+)/H(+) antiporter subunit D, which yields METSVFYHPSMAFLALALLVPFVPTSLWKNKAFRGALALIAPLIALYSIFTVEPGMYGSIEYLDQSLLLGRVDKLSIVFGQVFAVIAFIGCIYGMHVEDRGHYVCGSLYVAGGFGCVFAGDLLTVFLFWELMSIGSTFLIWQARTPESVGAGFRYFVYHTVGGLFLLGGLLLKYKATGSFAFDGVNPAEAHLYDWLILIGFCVNAAVVPLHAWLPDAYPRASIAGAVYMCAFTTKTAVYVLARGFAGWEVLAIAGTCMAIFGVLYACIENNARRILSYHIVSQVGYMVAGIGIGTAMTLNGAVAHAYAHILYKGLLFMGTGAVLYAVGTAKLDKLGGLAYRLPWVMVLYMVAALSISGMPLFNGFISKTMTIAGAAEAHRTWLALGMEVAAVGTFISVGIKLPYFAFWGGKKDYTGEIRSLPFNMYVGMALCALLCIAQGVYPEMLYHYLPMAVEEHAFVPWTLDKVINSGLLLGFSGLAFYLTREIITPHAKLNLDFDIFYRLIGKVLMRAVCWPISKVDDVWTEVYNTVGLRSLIGMGNGTSWFDKKGIDTVVDGSAYTVRNIGRVGAKVQTANLQDYLALAAVLGLGIFALVWYFG from the coding sequence ATGGAGACTAGTGTGTTCTACCACCCCTCCATGGCCTTCCTTGCATTGGCCCTGTTGGTGCCGTTTGTTCCCACGAGTTTGTGGAAGAACAAGGCATTTCGTGGAGCCCTGGCACTGATTGCACCGCTTATCGCGCTCTATTCCATCTTTACGGTGGAGCCGGGCATGTACGGTTCGATAGAATACCTTGATCAATCCCTGCTGCTGGGGCGTGTGGACAAGCTGTCCATCGTCTTCGGCCAGGTCTTTGCGGTCATCGCCTTCATCGGTTGCATCTACGGTATGCATGTTGAAGATCGTGGTCACTACGTCTGTGGTTCGCTGTATGTGGCGGGCGGCTTCGGCTGCGTGTTCGCGGGGGACCTGCTGACGGTCTTCCTGTTCTGGGAATTGATGTCCATCGGTTCCACGTTCCTCATCTGGCAGGCCCGGACTCCCGAGTCCGTGGGCGCCGGTTTCAGGTACTTCGTATACCATACGGTGGGCGGACTCTTCCTGCTGGGCGGCTTGCTGCTCAAGTACAAGGCCACCGGTAGCTTCGCCTTTGACGGTGTGAACCCGGCCGAGGCTCATCTCTACGACTGGCTGATCCTGATCGGCTTTTGCGTCAACGCCGCCGTGGTGCCCCTGCATGCATGGCTGCCCGATGCATATCCCCGGGCATCCATTGCCGGTGCGGTCTACATGTGTGCCTTCACCACCAAAACCGCTGTCTACGTTCTGGCTCGCGGCTTCGCCGGATGGGAAGTCCTGGCTATCGCCGGAACCTGCATGGCGATTTTCGGTGTGCTGTACGCGTGCATTGAAAACAACGCCAGACGCATCCTGTCCTACCATATCGTTTCGCAGGTGGGGTACATGGTTGCGGGTATCGGCATCGGAACGGCCATGACGCTCAACGGCGCAGTGGCCCATGCCTATGCCCATATCCTCTATAAGGGGCTGCTCTTCATGGGCACCGGCGCAGTTCTCTACGCAGTGGGTACCGCCAAGCTGGATAAGCTGGGCGGCCTGGCCTACAGGCTGCCTTGGGTAATGGTGCTGTACATGGTCGCAGCCCTGTCCATTTCGGGTATGCCTCTGTTCAACGGTTTCATCTCGAAAACCATGACCATCGCGGGCGCGGCTGAGGCCCATCGCACTTGGCTGGCACTCGGCATGGAAGTCGCTGCCGTGGGTACGTTCATCTCGGTTGGTATCAAGCTCCCGTACTTCGCGTTCTGGGGCGGCAAGAAAGACTATACAGGTGAGATAAGATCGTTACCCTTTAATATGTATGTGGGCATGGCCCTCTGTGCCTTGCTCTGCATCGCCCAGGGCGTCTACCCCGAAATGCTGTATCACTACCTGCCCATGGCGGTTGAGGAACACGCATTCGTGCCCTGGACCCTCGACAAGGTCATCAACTCCGGCCTGCTGCTCGGTTTCTCCGGCCTGGCCTTCTATCTGACCCGCGAGATCATCACGCCGCACGCAAAGCTCAATCTGGACTTCGACATCTTCTATCGGCTCATCGGCAAGGTTCTCATGCGTGCCGTGTGCTGGCCGATCTCGAAGGTCGATGACGTCTGGACCGAGGTGTACAACACCGTGGGCCTGCGTTCGCTTATCGGCATGGGGAATGGCACTTCTTGGTTCGACAAGAAGGGCATCGACACAGTGGTGGACGGCAGCGCTTACACCGTCAGGAATATCGGCAGGGTCGGGGCCAAGGTCCAGACCGCAAATCTGCAGGATTACCTGGCTCTGGCAGCCGTTCTCGGCTTGGGCATTTTCGCCCTTGTATGGTACTTCGGCTAA
- a CDS encoding NADH-quinone oxidoreductase subunit M, which yields MLDFGYPVLTILIAFPLIAACGLFFLRAPQVVRYYTMAVSLIECLLAVPLLGFKLNAEFQFVEQIDWVHQWGLQYYLGIDGISILMVLLTIAVLPLCVMCSWTYIGKREKEFHFCLLFMTSAVLGVFCALDLVLFYVFWEAMLIPMYLLIAVWGGDDRRYASLKFFLYTLAGSTLLLAAIVAFRVTGGTFSIPELMDMNFSFRFQFWAFLAMALAFAIKVPMFPFHTWLPAAHVQAPSAGSVILAAVLLKMGTYGFLRFCLPLTPAASEYFAPMMIAISIVSILYGGAIALGQTDIKKLVAYSSVGHMGFVTLGIFLFNQRGVEGALFQMLNHGIVTGALFMMIGAVYERSHSRDIKDNMGLGKYLPAFMFFWGMMALASFGFPGTNGFVGEILVFVGAFQKSTIIGMFCVPGALLAAAYMFRVSLKMAWGKPSKAAKWRDLNAREWIYLSIPAVFVFWIGLAPAPFFNIIDPSVDKLLNDFDKRKVASVESEQPMQTAAQDVLDVLAGKK from the coding sequence ATTTTGGACTTCGGATATCCGGTACTTACAATATTGATCGCATTCCCGCTCATCGCGGCGTGCGGACTCTTCTTCCTGCGGGCTCCGCAGGTGGTGAGATATTACACCATGGCGGTGTCCCTCATCGAGTGTCTGCTTGCAGTGCCGCTCTTGGGCTTCAAATTGAACGCTGAATTCCAGTTCGTCGAACAGATCGACTGGGTCCACCAATGGGGACTCCAGTATTATCTCGGCATCGACGGGATCAGCATACTCATGGTCCTCCTGACCATCGCGGTTCTGCCGCTGTGTGTCATGTGTTCCTGGACCTACATAGGCAAACGCGAGAAGGAATTCCACTTCTGCCTGCTGTTCATGACCTCTGCGGTGCTCGGCGTTTTCTGCGCACTGGATCTGGTCCTGTTCTACGTGTTCTGGGAAGCCATGCTCATCCCCATGTACCTGCTCATCGCAGTATGGGGCGGAGACGATCGCAGGTACGCCTCGCTCAAGTTCTTCCTGTACACCTTGGCGGGTTCGACCCTGCTTCTGGCTGCCATCGTGGCCTTCAGGGTCACGGGCGGCACCTTCTCCATTCCGGAATTGATGGATATGAACTTCAGCTTCCGCTTCCAGTTCTGGGCTTTCCTGGCCATGGCGCTTGCCTTTGCCATCAAGGTCCCCATGTTCCCGTTCCACACATGGCTGCCCGCAGCGCATGTCCAGGCGCCTTCGGCCGGTTCCGTCATTCTGGCGGCCGTCCTGCTGAAGATGGGAACTTACGGTTTCCTGCGTTTCTGCCTGCCGCTGACTCCGGCTGCCTCTGAATACTTCGCCCCCATGATGATCGCGATTTCCATCGTGTCCATTCTGTACGGCGGAGCCATTGCCCTGGGACAAACCGACATCAAGAAGCTGGTCGCCTACTCTTCAGTGGGCCATATGGGCTTCGTCACCCTGGGCATATTCCTGTTCAACCAACGCGGCGTAGAGGGCGCGCTCTTCCAGATGCTCAACCACGGTATCGTCACGGGTGCACTCTTTATGATGATCGGCGCGGTCTACGAACGCAGCCACAGCCGCGATATCAAGGACAACATGGGCCTGGGCAAATACCTGCCGGCCTTCATGTTCTTTTGGGGCATGATGGCCCTGGCGTCCTTCGGATTCCCCGGAACCAACGGGTTCGTGGGCGAGATTCTGGTGTTTGTCGGTGCCTTCCAGAAATCCACCATCATCGGTATGTTCTGCGTACCCGGTGCGCTTCTGGCCGCTGCCTACATGTTCCGCGTCTCTCTGAAGATGGCCTGGGGTAAGCCTTCAAAGGCTGCCAAGTGGCGGGACTTGAACGCGCGTGAGTGGATATACCTGTCCATCCCTGCAGTGTTCGTGTTCTGGATCGGCCTGGCGCCAGCGCCGTTCTTCAATATCATCGACCCCTCCGTCGACAAGCTGCTCAACGACTTCGACAAGCGCAAAGTAGCGTCTGTCGAGTCCGAGCAACCGATGCAAACCGCTGCCCAAGACGTCCTTGATGTCTTGGCAGGCAAGAAATAG